A part of Cystobacter ferrugineus genomic DNA contains:
- a CDS encoding protein-glutamate methylesterase/protein-glutamine glutaminase produces the protein MSAEEPLKVLVVDDSAPNRRLLTELLESSPDVRVVSTAADGNEGLRQVMALHPDVVTLDLEMPRLGGYSFLRLLKSAAPTPVIVISSYAHKADVFKALELGAFDFIAKPSKPTPDALERLRRELHEKVHAARRVRAELQPVVRRQRVIPLEPSFVVGVGASTGGPPAVQRLLESLAPEPSMSLLVCQHMPKQFTRAFADRLDRLGPFTVREAQEGDTLQPGHVFIAPGGRQLVVYRQGGQYTLGTPPPTMQDKHAPSVDRLFMSLAEVFGSKAVGVVLTGMGSDGALGAKSIRKAGGEVWAESERTAVIYGMPQEAVATGAVSRVLPLGEIGPALVELARKRRVT, from the coding sequence TGAGCGCCGAGGAACCCCTGAAGGTGTTGGTGGTGGACGACTCGGCACCCAACCGCCGGCTGTTGACGGAGCTGCTGGAGTCCTCGCCGGACGTGCGCGTGGTGAGCACCGCCGCCGATGGCAACGAGGGCCTGCGCCAGGTGATGGCGCTGCACCCGGACGTGGTGACGTTGGATCTGGAGATGCCGCGGCTGGGCGGCTACTCCTTCCTGCGCCTGCTCAAGAGCGCCGCGCCCACGCCCGTCATCGTCATCTCCAGCTACGCGCACAAGGCGGACGTGTTCAAGGCGCTGGAGCTGGGGGCCTTCGACTTCATCGCCAAGCCCTCCAAGCCCACGCCCGACGCGCTGGAGCGGCTGCGTCGGGAGTTGCACGAGAAGGTCCACGCCGCGCGGCGGGTGCGCGCGGAGCTGCAGCCCGTGGTGCGCCGTCAGCGCGTCATTCCCCTGGAGCCCTCGTTCGTGGTGGGCGTGGGCGCCTCCACGGGTGGACCGCCCGCGGTGCAGCGGCTGTTGGAGTCGCTCGCGCCCGAGCCCTCGATGAGCCTGCTGGTGTGCCAGCACATGCCCAAGCAGTTCACCCGCGCCTTCGCCGATCGCCTGGATCGGCTGGGCCCCTTCACGGTACGCGAGGCGCAGGAGGGCGACACGCTCCAGCCGGGCCATGTCTTCATCGCCCCGGGTGGACGGCAGCTCGTGGTGTACCGGCAGGGCGGGCAGTACACGCTCGGGACACCACCGCCGACGATGCAGGACAAGCACGCGCCCTCGGTGGACCGGCTCTTCATGAGCCTGGCCGAGGTGTTCGGTTCCAAGGCGGTGGGTGTGGTACTGACGGGCATGGGCTCGGACGGAGCCCTGGGCGCCAAGAGCATCCGGAAGGCGGGCGGCGAGGTGTGGGCGGAGTCGGAGCGCACGGCGGTCATCTACGGAATGCCCCAGGAAGCGGTGGCCACCGGCGCGGTGAGCCGGGTGCTGCCGCTGGGGGAGATTGGCCCGGCGCTGGTGGAGCTGGCACGGAAGAGACGGGTGACATGA